A stretch of Vibrio maritimus DNA encodes these proteins:
- the rlmH gene encoding 23S rRNA (pseudouridine(1915)-N(3))-methyltransferase RlmH: protein MKLQLIAVGTKMPKWVEEGFQEYRRRFPHDMPLELIEITAGKRGKNADIARILQKEGEAMLAAVPKGNRIVTLDIPGKKWDTPQLAEQLESWKLDGRDVSILIGGPEGLAPACKAAADQSWSLSALTLPHPLVRIVMAESLYRAWSITANHPYHRE from the coding sequence TTGAAACTACAACTGATCGCAGTCGGTACCAAAATGCCCAAATGGGTTGAGGAAGGCTTTCAAGAGTATCGCCGACGCTTCCCGCACGACATGCCACTTGAGCTCATCGAAATAACAGCAGGTAAGCGTGGCAAAAATGCGGATATCGCACGTATCCTTCAAAAAGAAGGCGAAGCGATGCTTGCCGCGGTTCCAAAAGGAAACCGCATTGTCACGTTGGATATCCCAGGTAAGAAATGGGATACACCCCAGCTTGCTGAGCAGCTTGAGAGTTGGAAGCTCGACGGTCGAGATGTGTCGATCTTAATTGGAGGCCCTGAGGGGCTAGCACCAGCATGTAAGGCCGCTGCAGACCAAAGCTGGTCTTTGTCTGCACTGACACTGCCTCACCCGCTTGTGCGCATTGTAATGGCAGAAAGCTTATACCGAGCTTGGTCGATTACCGCTAACCATCCGTATCACAGAGAGTAA
- the rsfS gene encoding ribosome silencing factor, with translation MQREELKLFLADKADDMKAQDIVTIDVEGKSSVTDFMIVCTGTSRRHVISIADHVASEVKKVGLEPLGIDGDTEGEWVVLDMGSTMLHVMQEEHRELYQLEKLWS, from the coding sequence TTGCAACGCGAAGAATTGAAACTGTTTCTAGCTGATAAAGCGGACGATATGAAAGCCCAAGACATTGTCACTATTGATGTTGAAGGTAAGTCCAGCGTCACAGACTTTATGATCGTCTGTACCGGCACCTCTAGAAGACACGTCATTTCAATTGCCGATCATGTTGCTTCAGAAGTGAAAAAAGTAGGACTTGAGCCTTTGGGCATCGATGGTGATACCGAGGGTGAATGGGTCGTGCTGGATATGGGCTCTACCATGCTGCATGTAATGCAAGAAGAGCACCGCGAGCTGTATCAACTAGAAAAGCTTTGGAGCTAG
- the holA gene encoding DNA polymerase III subunit delta, with amino-acid sequence MRIFADRLVEHLAKQWHHCFMLFGNEPLFVQESRDGIVKHAKQLGFEEHHRFSIDNSLDWNEVYDCTQALSLFSSKQIIELTVPESGINAGTAKHLAEIAPQLHDDIVLIITGTKLTRAQESAKWFKALNACLVSCNTPDIKQLPQWVMRRCRANNLAPDGEAVQLLCQWHEGNLFALSQSLEKLGLLYPDGQLNLIRVQESLSRHNHFTVFHWVDALLEGKPKRAHRILTQLESEGVEATILLRTIQKELTQLSKMQQMLKQSSIREVFDKFRIWQNKKPLYSAALNRLTPEKLHQAIQLLTAIEIQVKTQYELSPWPYLQQLTLNLSSADNSLSLQP; translated from the coding sequence GTGAGAATATTTGCGGACAGGCTAGTTGAGCACTTAGCGAAACAGTGGCATCACTGCTTCATGCTATTTGGCAACGAGCCACTATTCGTTCAAGAAAGCCGTGACGGCATTGTCAAACACGCCAAACAACTCGGTTTTGAGGAACACCATCGTTTTAGTATCGATAATTCCCTAGACTGGAACGAAGTGTATGACTGCACCCAGGCGCTAAGCTTGTTTTCATCGAAGCAGATCATCGAACTCACGGTACCAGAATCGGGAATAAACGCGGGAACGGCAAAGCATCTTGCAGAAATAGCGCCCCAATTGCATGACGACATCGTGCTTATCATTACCGGAACAAAGCTCACAAGAGCGCAAGAGTCCGCTAAATGGTTTAAAGCACTCAATGCCTGCTTGGTTAGCTGTAACACTCCTGATATCAAACAACTGCCACAATGGGTAATGAGACGCTGTCGAGCCAACAATTTGGCACCAGACGGCGAAGCTGTGCAACTGCTTTGCCAGTGGCACGAGGGCAATCTTTTTGCCCTTTCTCAGAGTCTTGAGAAACTGGGGCTACTCTACCCTGATGGACAGCTCAATCTCATTCGAGTGCAAGAATCGTTAAGTCGACACAATCATTTTACCGTCTTCCACTGGGTTGATGCGCTGCTTGAAGGCAAGCCAAAGCGTGCGCACCGTATACTGACACAACTGGAATCTGAAGGCGTTGAGGCGACGATTTTGCTGCGTACCATCCAAAAAGAGCTGACGCAACTTTCTAAGATGCAGCAGATGCTTAAGCAGTCATCGATTAGAGAAGTATTTGATAAGTTTAGGATTTGGCAAAACAAGAAGCCGCTGTATAGTGCCGCACTGAATCGCCTAACGCCTGAAAAGCTGCACCAAGCGATCCAACTGCTCACCGCCATCGAGATTCAGGTTAAAACCCAATATGAGCTGAGTCCTTGGCCTTACTTGCAGCAGTTGACGCTTAACCTGAGTAGCGCTGACAACAGCTTGTCTTTACAACCATAA